ACGGCCGCCACGACGGAGCGTTTGAACCCACCCACGGCGGTCGCCGCGGCCACCGGAACCACGAGCATCGCGGCGACCAAGATGACGCCCATTATCTGCATCGACCCGACGACGACGACGGCCGTGAGGACGACGAGCAGTCGGTTGTACCGTCCGACGGCGAGGCCGGCGGCGCGAGCGCCGACCTCGTCGAAGGTGACATAGGCCAGCGGGCGGTAGGCGACCGTCACCACCGCGGCGACCAGCAGCGTCATCGCCAGCAGGAGACCGGTGCTCGCCCGCGAAACCGTCGCCAGCGAGCCGAACAGATAGGCGCCGATACCCACGGCGATGCCCCCGTCTGTGGCGGTGACGAGCACGCTCCCGAGGGCGAACCCGCCCGTCAGCACGATGGCCAGCGACGTGTCCGTGTACGCGCCGGCGTAGTCGACGAGCGCCTGAACGAGCAGCGCCGCGAGGACGGCGACGACCAGCGCCGTCGCCAGCGGGGGCACCGACAGCGACAGCGTCGCGTTGGCGAACAGGCCGACGGCGACGCCGGCGAAGGCCGCGTGGGCCAGCGTGTCGCCGATCATCGCCATCTCACGGTGGACGAGGAAGCTTCCCACGAGCGGGCCGATGATGGCGATGCAGACGGCCGCCAGGTAGGCCCGCTGCATGAACGGGTAGCCGAGCATCCGGACGCCGGTCGCGCCGGCCAGCGCGTCCAGCAGGGTACCCCACACGTCGTCCAGAACCCAGTCGAGCGGGGCGAACAACCACAGGAGCGTGAGTGCCGCCATCGTCAGTGCCCGTGGTGGAGGACGCCCTGGTCGGGGCCGTAGGCGTCGGCCAGCGCGTCGGTCTCGACGAACGTCTCGGGGTCGCCGTGGAAGAACAGCTCCCGGTTGAGACAGGCGATTTCGGTCGCGTGCGTGGTGACGACACCGATGTCGTGC
This is a stretch of genomic DNA from Halomicroarcula saliterrae. It encodes these proteins:
- a CDS encoding metal ABC transporter permease, with product MAALTLLWLFAPLDWVLDDVWGTLLDALAGATGVRMLGYPFMQRAYLAAVCIAIIGPLVGSFLVHREMAMIGDTLAHAAFAGVAVGLFANATLSLSVPPLATALVVAVLAALLVQALVDYAGAYTDTSLAIVLTGGFALGSVLVTATDGGIAVGIGAYLFGSLATVSRASTGLLLAMTLLVAAVVTVAYRPLAYVTFDEVGARAAGLAVGRYNRLLVVLTAVVVVGSMQIMGVILVAAMLVVPVAAATAVGGFKRSVVAAVAAGQAATLTGTTLSYSYDIAAGGAIALVAIGLFAAVRLGVTLRSG